A genomic segment from Luteolibacter ambystomatis encodes:
- a CDS encoding deoxycytidylate deaminase: MSRLSIPQYAMALAHVASLRSEDPYRKVGAAALDFDNRVIGTAYNGLAPGFEAPPGFWDDREARQKFMLHAEINLCSLFRRGEAKIVATTTMPCTACMQTLCAYGIKEIYYREVYHASDAPLIAQLYGIKLEQVTDFPLG; this comes from the coding sequence GTGTCCCGCCTGTCGATCCCGCAATACGCCATGGCGCTGGCCCATGTGGCCAGCCTGCGCTCGGAAGACCCCTACCGGAAGGTCGGGGCCGCCGCGCTCGATTTCGACAACCGGGTGATCGGCACCGCCTACAATGGTCTGGCTCCCGGATTCGAGGCTCCACCCGGATTCTGGGACGACCGCGAGGCGCGGCAGAAGTTCATGCTGCACGCGGAAATCAACCTGTGCAGCCTGTTCCGCCGTGGCGAAGCGAAGATCGTGGCCACCACCACCATGCCCTGCACCGCCTGCATGCAGACCCTCTGCGCCTACGGCATCAAGGAGATCTACTACCGCGAGGTTTACCACGCCTCGGATGCCCCGCTGATCGCCCAGCTCTACGGGATCAAGCTGGAGCAGGTGACGGATTTCCCGCTGGGATGA
- a CDS encoding carboxypeptidase M32: MKLFDLARERALIHSTAATLGWDQETHLPDAAHPYRAAQLSWLTAKAHLLSTSDEWKAALEEGEAADKGGDVTLTANLREMRRQFDRSTKLPVELVARESEATSLGKHAWASARENSDFAAFAPHLETLLAIAREKAELWGYESEPYDALLDTYERGSTAAKISALFDTLRPQLINIGNLAVANSEARNARLPAGPYPIEAQKRFNAVVAKSLSFEFNAGRIDTTTHPFCTTLGPRDIRLTTRYDTEDFTSSLFGVMHEAGHGLYEQGLPQDDFGLPSGDAVSLGIHESQSRLWENHVGRSQAFWERWFPFAVECFPQLGSLTIDDFLAAIRRAEKSYIRVEADEATYDLHILLRFDLERRMMNGELAVKDIPAAWNESFEKSFGITPPDDRHGCLQDIHWSMGGLGYFSTYTLGNINAAQLFATASADPTVAAGLAKAEYKPLLAWLRTNIHAHGGTYDPAVLIEKATGAPPSPDAHLSHLFARYCASAI, translated from the coding sequence GTGAAACTTTTCGATCTCGCCCGCGAACGCGCGCTCATCCATTCCACCGCGGCCACGCTCGGTTGGGATCAGGAGACCCACCTGCCGGACGCCGCCCATCCCTACCGCGCCGCCCAGCTTTCCTGGCTCACGGCGAAAGCCCACCTGCTCTCGACCTCCGACGAATGGAAGGCAGCTCTTGAGGAAGGGGAAGCCGCCGATAAAGGCGGCGATGTGACGCTGACCGCGAACCTGCGCGAGATGCGCCGCCAGTTCGACCGCTCGACGAAACTGCCGGTTGAACTTGTCGCGCGCGAGTCCGAAGCGACCTCGCTCGGCAAACATGCGTGGGCCTCCGCCCGTGAAAATTCCGACTTCGCTGCCTTCGCGCCGCATTTGGAAACGCTGCTCGCCATCGCCCGTGAGAAAGCGGAGCTGTGGGGCTACGAGTCGGAACCCTACGACGCGCTGCTGGACACCTACGAGCGCGGCAGTACCGCGGCGAAAATTTCCGCCCTCTTCGATACGCTGCGCCCGCAGCTCATCAACATCGGCAATCTCGCGGTGGCGAATTCCGAGGCGCGCAATGCCCGTCTGCCAGCCGGACCTTATCCCATCGAAGCGCAGAAGCGTTTCAATGCCGTGGTCGCCAAATCGCTCAGCTTCGAGTTCAACGCCGGTCGAATCGATACCACCACGCACCCATTCTGCACCACGCTCGGCCCGCGCGATATCCGTCTGACCACGCGCTACGACACAGAGGACTTTACCTCCTCGCTCTTCGGCGTGATGCATGAAGCTGGTCACGGGCTTTATGAACAGGGCCTGCCGCAGGATGACTTCGGACTGCCGTCCGGAGATGCCGTCTCGCTGGGCATCCATGAGTCGCAATCGCGGCTGTGGGAGAACCATGTCGGCCGCTCGCAAGCCTTCTGGGAACGCTGGTTTCCCTTCGCGGTCGAATGCTTCCCGCAACTCGGCTCACTCACCATCGACGATTTCCTCGCAGCGATCCGCCGCGCGGAAAAATCCTACATCCGCGTGGAGGCGGACGAGGCCACCTACGACCTGCATATCCTGCTGCGCTTCGATCTGGAACGCCGCATGATGAACGGCGAGCTGGCAGTGAAAGACATCCCCGCGGCTTGGAACGAGAGCTTCGAGAAATCCTTCGGCATAACGCCGCCGGACGATCGCCATGGTTGCCTGCAGGACATCCATTGGTCGATGGGCGGGCTCGGCTACTTCTCCACCTACACGCTCGGCAACATCAACGCCGCCCAGCTCTTCGCCACCGCCTCGGCTGATCCGACGGTTGCTGCCGGTCTGGCAAAGGCGGAATACAAGCCGCTGCTTGCCTGGCTCCGCACGAACATCCACGCCCACGGCGGCACCTACGATCCCGCCGTGCTGATCGAGAAAGCCACCGGCGCGCCGCCATCGCCGGACGCGCATCTGTCCCACCTCTTCGCCCGTTACTGCGCCTCCGCGATCTGA
- the eboE gene encoding metabolite traffic protein EboE yields MRFGSGHLAYCTNIHPAESWADTFTAISTHTMAVRDSVGSRSEPYAIGLRLAARAAKELLEGTTLEEFKRWLESENAYVFTINGFPYGDFHTTRVKEKVFQPDWATRERLDYTKDLFTILAAILPEGVDGSVSTLPGSHKTFHAEEIPIFAHLEELALFLDELSEKTGRDFHLGLEPEPLGHFENTAETLRFFERMKAVSPDPTRLLRRLGINYDACHFALQYEDARTSLDALIAAGLRISKIHLSSAIALDPRDPEAVRALAAFDEPIYFHQVLARQPDGGIRRFVDLPDGLAALQTEGATAEEWRVHFHIPLDAEPAPPLRSTRQQVRDVLAWRRDHPDACTHYEIETYTWGVLPQNLHRPVVEQIAAEYRWVLGEC; encoded by the coding sequence ATGCGTTTCGGCTCCGGGCATCTGGCCTACTGCACCAACATCCATCCGGCGGAGAGCTGGGCGGACACGTTCACGGCGATCTCCACGCATACGATGGCGGTGCGGGATTCGGTCGGCTCGAGGAGCGAACCCTACGCCATCGGCCTGCGTCTGGCCGCCCGCGCGGCGAAGGAACTGCTGGAAGGCACCACGCTGGAGGAATTCAAGCGCTGGCTGGAATCGGAGAATGCCTATGTGTTCACGATCAATGGTTTCCCCTACGGCGACTTCCACACCACTCGGGTGAAGGAAAAGGTGTTCCAGCCGGACTGGGCCACGCGCGAGCGGCTCGACTACACCAAGGACCTCTTCACCATCCTCGCGGCGATCCTGCCGGAGGGTGTGGATGGCTCCGTGTCCACCCTGCCCGGCTCGCACAAGACCTTCCATGCGGAGGAAATTCCGATCTTCGCGCACCTGGAGGAGCTGGCCCTGTTTCTTGACGAGCTTTCGGAGAAAACCGGCCGCGATTTCCATCTCGGGCTGGAGCCGGAGCCATTGGGGCATTTCGAAAACACGGCGGAAACGCTGCGGTTCTTCGAGCGCATGAAGGCTGTTTCGCCGGACCCCACGCGACTGCTGAGGCGGCTCGGGATCAACTATGATGCCTGCCACTTCGCGTTGCAATACGAGGATGCCCGGACTTCGCTGGATGCGCTGATCGCCGCCGGGCTGCGGATTTCCAAAATCCATCTCTCGTCCGCCATCGCGCTGGATCCCCGCGATCCGGAAGCCGTGCGGGCATTGGCCGCCTTCGATGAGCCGATCTATTTCCACCAGGTGTTGGCCCGTCAACCGGATGGCGGCATCCGGCGCTTTGTTGATCTGCCGGACGGCCTCGCCGCGTTGCAAACGGAGGGTGCCACGGCCGAGGAATGGCGCGTTCATTTCCACATCCCGCTCGATGCAGAACCCGCCCCACCGCTGCGCTCGACCCGCCAGCAGGTCCGCGATGTGCTCGCATGGCGTCGCGATCATCCGGATGCCTGCACGCACTACGAAATCGAGACCTACACCTGGGGCGTATTGCCCCAGAACCTGCATCGCCCGGTGGTGGAACAGATCGCCGCAGAATACCGGTGGGTGCTGGGGGAGTGTTAG
- a CDS encoding TIGR00266 family protein, translating to MPPGATSARGKRSHEIDYEIHGESIQMVEIELDPSETVIAEAGAMNYMEDGIAFETKMGDGSTPDSGFMGKLMAVGKRALTGESIFMTHFTNRGAGKKKVTFAAPYPGTVVPVDLSSVGGELLCEKDAFLCAALGTQVGIAFNKKLGAGLFGGEGFILQRLQGDGMAFVHAGGTVIRKELKGERLFVDTGCLVAFTSGIQYDIQRAGNLKSMVFGGEGLFLATLQGHGTVWLQSMPFARLAQRITGMYASGKGEGSVLGGLGNIFGD from the coding sequence CTGCCACCAGGAGCCACCTCAGCCCGGGGCAAGCGTTCCCATGAGATCGATTACGAGATCCACGGTGAATCCATCCAGATGGTGGAAATCGAACTCGATCCGAGTGAAACGGTCATCGCGGAAGCCGGGGCCATGAACTACATGGAGGACGGCATCGCCTTCGAAACCAAGATGGGCGACGGCTCCACGCCGGACAGCGGCTTCATGGGCAAACTGATGGCCGTGGGCAAACGCGCGCTCACCGGTGAATCCATCTTCATGACCCACTTCACCAACCGCGGCGCGGGCAAGAAGAAGGTCACTTTCGCCGCCCCCTATCCGGGAACGGTCGTGCCGGTGGATCTCTCCAGCGTCGGGGGTGAACTGCTGTGCGAAAAGGACGCCTTTCTCTGCGCGGCACTCGGTACGCAGGTAGGCATCGCGTTCAACAAGAAGCTCGGTGCGGGCCTCTTCGGTGGCGAGGGCTTCATCCTCCAGCGTTTGCAGGGTGATGGCATGGCCTTCGTCCATGCCGGTGGCACCGTGATCCGAAAGGAACTCAAGGGCGAGCGCCTGTTCGTGGACACCGGCTGCCTGGTCGCCTTCACCAGCGGCATCCAGTATGACATCCAGCGCGCCGGCAACCTGAAGTCGATGGTGTTCGGCGGCGAGGGCTTGTTCCTCGCCACCCTCCAGGGTCATGGCACGGTCTGGCTCCAGAGCATGCCCTTCGCCCGCCTCGCCCAGCGCATCACCGGAATGTATGCGTCAGGCAAGGGCGAGGGATCGGTGCTCGGCGGTCTCGGCAATATCTTCGGAGACTGA
- the tmk gene encoding dTMP kinase — MFIVIEGIDGTGKSTQARLLAEWFREQGREVVLDFEPTRGPHGMKLRESFTGGRLAPEEELALFVADREEHVAQVIAPSLAAGKVVILDRYYFSNMAYQGAIGFDPQEIRDRNEAFAPVPDILFILDLDTDTALARIGGRGDETNEFEKREDLERCRGIFLSLKDEPFVRVIDASKPMDEVQEQMRAEAS; from the coding sequence ATGTTCATCGTCATCGAAGGCATCGACGGCACCGGAAAATCGACCCAAGCCCGGTTGTTGGCGGAATGGTTCCGCGAACAAGGCCGTGAAGTCGTGCTCGATTTCGAGCCGACGCGCGGCCCGCACGGCATGAAGCTGCGGGAGAGCTTCACAGGCGGCCGCCTCGCACCGGAGGAAGAGCTCGCGTTGTTTGTCGCCGACCGCGAGGAGCATGTCGCGCAGGTCATCGCGCCTTCGTTGGCCGCGGGAAAAGTGGTGATCCTCGACCGCTACTATTTCTCCAACATGGCGTATCAGGGAGCGATCGGATTCGACCCGCAGGAGATCCGTGACCGCAACGAAGCCTTCGCACCGGTGCCGGACATTCTCTTCATCCTCGATCTGGATACCGATACCGCGCTCGCCAGAATCGGCGGGCGTGGCGATGAGACGAACGAGTTTGAGAAGCGCGAGGATCTCGAACGCTGCCGCGGCATTTTTCTCTCGCTCAAGGACGAGCCGTTCGTGCGCGTGATCGATGCTTCCAAGCCGATGGACGAGGTGCAGGAACAGATGCGTGCGGAAGCGTCTTGA
- the rarD gene encoding EamA family transporter RarD: MDRTRSGVFAALIAFFLWGVLPVFWKHLAFLPPVSIVAQRTLWSLVLLFPLVAFSKQRGEFFNGLRQPRAYGWHALSGLMLSSNWLLYVWATLHNHVIEVALGYYLNPFLNMLFGTLWFGERHNRWQLSAIGLALVGLCFQIPAVNGFPWITLVIALTFALYAVVRKVAPLGSLSGLTLETLLLAPVALGWLLWHSPSLPEAFGGTWPNAWLVISSGAATATPLFFFGYATRTIRLTTLGVLQFLAPTLQFLIGWQVYHEPMSPLRLTSFSFVWLAIAVYALDAWRGAMARPVQAAPEP, encoded by the coding sequence GTGGACCGCACCCGCTCCGGAGTTTTCGCCGCGCTCATCGCGTTTTTCCTGTGGGGCGTGCTGCCGGTGTTCTGGAAGCATCTGGCGTTTCTGCCGCCGGTTTCTATCGTCGCCCAGCGGACATTGTGGTCGCTGGTGCTGTTGTTTCCTCTAGTCGCTTTTTCCAAGCAGCGCGGGGAGTTTTTCAACGGCCTGCGGCAACCCCGTGCCTATGGCTGGCATGCCCTGTCCGGACTGATGCTGTCATCGAACTGGCTGCTCTATGTGTGGGCGACCCTCCACAACCACGTCATCGAAGTGGCGCTCGGCTATTATTTGAATCCGTTCCTGAACATGCTGTTCGGCACTCTGTGGTTCGGCGAACGGCACAACCGCTGGCAGCTTTCCGCCATCGGACTGGCGCTGGTGGGGCTGTGTTTCCAGATCCCGGCGGTGAACGGCTTCCCGTGGATCACGCTGGTGATCGCGCTCACCTTCGCGCTCTACGCGGTGGTGCGGAAGGTCGCGCCGCTCGGTTCGCTCAGCGGGCTCACCTTGGAAACATTGCTGTTGGCTCCAGTCGCGCTTGGTTGGCTGTTGTGGCATTCGCCGTCGCTGCCGGAAGCGTTCGGTGGCACCTGGCCGAATGCCTGGCTGGTGATTTCCTCGGGTGCCGCCACCGCCACGCCGTTGTTTTTCTTCGGCTACGCCACGCGGACCATCCGGCTGACCACGCTGGGCGTACTCCAGTTCCTCGCGCCCACGCTTCAGTTTCTCATCGGCTGGCAGGTGTATCATGAGCCGATGTCGCCTCTGCGCCTGACCTCGTTCAGCTTCGTCTGGCTGGCCATCGCGGTGTATGCACTCGATGCGTGGCGGGGTGCTATGGCCCGGCCTGTGCAGGCAGCGCCTGAACCTTGA
- a CDS encoding SufE family protein has product MSIAAKQQELLDELGLFQDWTERYEYVIGLGRKMTPMPEESRNSEHLIKGCQSQVWLDATFENGKVRYLADSDSVITKGMIALFVRVLDDETPDAILTADLSFVDQTGLKEHLAPTRANALNLMATQMKQRALNFASQA; this is encoded by the coding sequence ATGAGCATCGCCGCCAAGCAACAGGAACTCCTCGACGAACTCGGCCTCTTCCAGGACTGGACCGAGCGCTACGAATACGTCATCGGCCTCGGCCGGAAGATGACGCCGATGCCGGAGGAATCCCGCAATTCGGAGCACCTGATCAAGGGCTGCCAATCACAGGTGTGGCTCGATGCGACATTCGAAAACGGCAAGGTGCGCTACCTCGCCGATTCCGACTCCGTCATCACCAAGGGCATGATCGCGCTGTTCGTGCGGGTGCTCGATGACGAGACGCCCGACGCAATTCTCACCGCGGACCTCTCGTTCGTGGACCAGACCGGCCTGAAGGAACACCTCGCGCCCACCCGCGCGAACGCGCTCAATCTGATGGCCACCCAAATGAAACAACGTGCCCTGAACTTCGCCTCCCAAGCATGA
- a CDS encoding UbiA family prenyltransferase produces MNPKLHGWLATARIANVPSVISNVWLGIALGAWVCGAQDTRGLLLKGAVLALSGVLLYIGGNFFNDWHDREWDAKHRPERALPSGLFTPLSYQLRAIRFIGLGVIFAFLMGWPCAVAAGAIAVLIVIYTRWHKKAVWPVIPMGLCRALLPVLGFLSVVMKDGHLDTFAMARQLLAHDDRAFVMHDAHALTLRAVGIIALHAAGLFCYIVGLSLNARYESVPNPPALPRQIARILIFMPLVFIGGFWLPRDPIFTLAGAVPFLAWTIPLLVRRHSVQVTVSGFLAGIPLVEWIAAFPIAMALVPAGNTLWAHPVLVNTVVLPALAFMTGRRLQAVASAT; encoded by the coding sequence ATGAATCCGAAACTCCATGGCTGGCTGGCCACCGCGCGGATCGCGAACGTGCCGAGCGTGATTTCCAATGTCTGGCTCGGCATCGCGCTGGGCGCGTGGGTGTGCGGCGCACAGGATACGCGGGGGCTGTTGCTGAAGGGAGCGGTCCTCGCCCTTTCCGGCGTGCTGCTCTACATCGGCGGGAATTTCTTCAATGACTGGCATGACCGTGAGTGGGATGCGAAGCACCGCCCGGAACGCGCCCTGCCCAGCGGCCTCTTCACGCCGCTCTCGTACCAGTTGCGGGCGATCCGTTTCATCGGTCTCGGTGTGATCTTCGCGTTCCTCATGGGCTGGCCGTGCGCGGTGGCCGCCGGAGCGATCGCGGTGCTGATCGTGATCTACACCCGCTGGCACAAGAAAGCAGTGTGGCCGGTGATCCCGATGGGGCTTTGCCGCGCGCTGCTGCCAGTGTTGGGATTCCTCTCGGTGGTGATGAAGGACGGCCATCTCGATACCTTTGCAATGGCGCGGCAGTTACTCGCCCATGATGATCGCGCATTCGTGATGCATGACGCACACGCATTGACACTGCGCGCGGTGGGCATCATCGCCCTGCATGCCGCCGGATTGTTCTGCTACATCGTCGGGCTTTCCCTGAATGCCCGCTATGAGAGTGTTCCGAATCCACCCGCGCTCCCGAGGCAGATCGCGCGCATCCTGATCTTCATGCCTCTGGTTTTCATCGGCGGTTTCTGGCTGCCGCGTGATCCCATTTTCACGCTGGCGGGAGCGGTTCCGTTTCTCGCCTGGACCATCCCGCTGCTGGTCCGCCGCCACTCGGTGCAGGTCACGGTTTCCGGCTTTCTGGCCGGGATTCCACTGGTGGAATGGATCGCGGCGTTTCCAATCGCCATGGCCCTCGTGCCCGCCGGGAACACGCTCTGGGCCCACCCGGTCCTTGTAAATACGGTGGTTCTGCCCGCCCTGGCCTTCATGACCGGCCGCCGCCTGCAGGCCGTGGCCTCCGCCACATGA
- a CDS encoding DUF6250 domain-containing protein, whose product MNRPSIILALVVTHLQCQGKETKIPPQVINLSQWAVEQMPGGQVSINGDALEIVDEGGCTVWFRQPLESPVDIAFDVTVVSKGGPTDRVSDINVFWMARDSREPLNEPPFSEGHRRSGKFPEYNSLLTYYVGMGGNNNTTTRFRRYDGSAERPLLPEHDLRDAQYLLSPNATYHLRLVAREQVAEFWRDGKRIFTFTDPQPLKRGWFAFRTVKSHLLIRNFKVQALPAQAGP is encoded by the coding sequence ATGAACCGGCCTAGCATCATCCTTGCCTTGGTGGTGACCCACCTCCAATGCCAAGGCAAGGAAACGAAGATCCCTCCTCAGGTGATCAACCTGTCCCAGTGGGCGGTCGAACAAATGCCCGGCGGCCAGGTTTCCATCAACGGAGATGCCTTGGAGATCGTGGATGAAGGCGGCTGTACGGTTTGGTTTCGCCAACCATTGGAATCTCCCGTGGACATCGCCTTCGACGTGACCGTGGTGTCCAAAGGCGGACCCACCGACCGAGTCTCTGACATCAATGTCTTCTGGATGGCCCGGGATTCACGGGAGCCTTTGAACGAGCCGCCGTTTTCCGAAGGCCACCGCCGCAGCGGGAAATTCCCGGAATACAATTCCCTGCTCACCTACTACGTAGGCATGGGTGGGAACAACAACACGACCACCCGCTTCCGCCGCTACGATGGCTCCGCCGAGCGACCGTTGCTGCCGGAGCACGATCTACGGGATGCGCAGTATCTGCTTTCACCGAATGCCACCTATCATCTGCGCTTGGTCGCCCGGGAGCAGGTCGCGGAATTCTGGCGGGATGGAAAGAGGATCTTCACATTCACGGACCCGCAGCCGCTGAAACGCGGATGGTTTGCTTTCCGCACGGTGAAAAGCCATCTCCTGATCCGGAACTTCAAGGTTCAGGCGCTGCCTGCACAGGCCGGGCCATAG
- a CDS encoding TerC family protein: protein MMIASLLDFHWFSDPQAWGALLTLSLLEIVLGIDNIVFISILVDRLPEDQRKKGRLLGLGLAMVARLLLLLSITWIMGLKEPFFHFNVHPSLWDMMPAAAEHSGRLGISFKDLILLVGGGFLIYKSTKEIHHKLDGEEEHGVTKKAAASFGAMLVQIAIIDIVFSLDSVITAVGMVNDPTRVSLMMTAVVISIAVMMLASSSVSNFVSKHPSVKMLALSFLILIGTALIAEGLHFHIPKGYIYFSMAFSLAVELLNLKLRSKDKAPAAAEI, encoded by the coding sequence ATGATGATCGCCTCCCTTCTCGATTTCCACTGGTTCTCCGATCCCCAGGCGTGGGGAGCCTTGCTGACCCTCAGTTTGCTCGAGATCGTCCTCGGCATCGACAACATCGTTTTCATCTCGATCCTGGTGGACCGCCTGCCGGAAGATCAGCGGAAAAAAGGCCGCCTGCTCGGCCTCGGTCTCGCCATGGTCGCGCGGCTGCTCCTGCTGCTCTCGATCACCTGGATCATGGGCCTGAAGGAGCCGTTCTTCCACTTCAACGTCCACCCGAGCCTGTGGGACATGATGCCGGCTGCCGCGGAACATTCCGGGCGTCTCGGCATTTCCTTCAAGGATCTCATCCTGCTCGTCGGTGGCGGCTTCCTGATCTACAAGTCCACGAAGGAGATCCATCACAAGCTGGACGGTGAGGAAGAACACGGCGTCACCAAGAAGGCCGCGGCCAGCTTCGGGGCGATGCTGGTGCAGATCGCGATCATCGACATCGTGTTCTCGCTGGACTCGGTGATCACCGCCGTGGGCATGGTGAACGACCCAACCCGCGTGTCGCTGATGATGACCGCCGTGGTAATCTCCATCGCCGTGATGATGCTGGCCTCCAGCTCGGTCAGCAATTTCGTCTCGAAGCACCCGTCGGTCAAAATGCTCGCACTGTCCTTCCTGATCCTGATCGGCACCGCACTGATCGCGGAAGGCCTGCACTTCCACATTCCAAAGGGCTACATCTACTTCTCGATGGCGTTCTCGCTGGCGGTCGAACTGCTCAATCTCAAGCTGCGTTCGAAGGACAAGGCTCCGGCTGCTGCCGAGATCTGA
- a CDS encoding PIG-L family deacetylase — translation MVSPRPAIVLCAALAAGGIAMAAQYENLGFTGPSAWKTSATVPANSTPYLFPDGVSRAPGDFAFNGGLSSVWNLDQSAILIGTQTSTGAYNRFFIGTGDGKHATLTFTTGTPDMPGAWCARLSTSDSIRIGQASTNSGGTLRIDGGVKLQCGYVHGEGPSPSIEIINGRMEVLSGLSTRRLNGIAVTLSPRGQLWIEDSGGTVKSAATFSSFASGATITAAGGTLGFQNGVTIVPITGTSDKGTLITATPTVNPAVDADHDGLPDQWEEAYGLDATDQGSLNPDNGPNGDPDHDGLPNSEEYRLGSNPRANESGKAWLPRPSKAAMLVVNAHPDDEGIFFGGTYPYYTQVKQLPVVALSMTSGDNSLSPPVREAELRNALWTYGERFQPIFGRFRDKPTSTLNDTWDVWADGVVDGVGVAEGRVKAARFVATVIRRYRPEIVVTHGTTGEYGHQNHIATSLSVIDAYTLAADAATDLEGLPPWQVKKLYVHEWSQNRLFHDHWETAFPALGGLTPRQVTNLGLDFHVTQNKPDVSTAYLTGEVQSGWDAHPSELWGLYASKVGPDTIAPSFTVNGITYNGWAKRDFLENLNLDLDENGLPDDWEESHAPLAGTIPPDSDMDRDGVDSLIEYISGTDPDVANPPALAVDGTARTVKFLTRIATGTGYAALHRRYRLESSTDLSHWTPAWQGDADGNWKEIPFPTQAPLCFYRLVIILE, via the coding sequence ATGGTATCCCCCCGTCCGGCCATTGTCCTGTGCGCCGCCCTCGCGGCCGGAGGCATCGCCATGGCGGCCCAGTATGAGAATCTGGGCTTCACCGGGCCTTCGGCGTGGAAAACCTCCGCAACGGTCCCGGCCAACTCGACACCGTATTTGTTTCCGGACGGCGTTTCCCGGGCACCCGGAGACTTTGCCTTCAATGGCGGACTCTCATCGGTGTGGAACCTGGACCAATCGGCCATCCTGATCGGCACCCAGACCAGCACGGGAGCCTACAACCGTTTTTTCATCGGCACCGGTGATGGCAAGCACGCCACGCTCACCTTCACCACCGGCACGCCGGACATGCCCGGTGCCTGGTGCGCGCGGCTGAGTACCAGCGATTCCATCCGCATCGGCCAAGCCTCCACCAACAGCGGAGGAACGTTGCGGATCGATGGAGGCGTGAAACTCCAATGCGGCTATGTCCATGGCGAAGGGCCGTCTCCTTCCATCGAGATCATCAACGGCCGGATGGAGGTGCTGTCCGGACTTTCGACACGCCGGCTCAATGGCATTGCGGTCACGCTTTCTCCGCGCGGACAGCTTTGGATCGAGGACAGTGGCGGTACGGTCAAAAGTGCCGCCACCTTCTCCAGCTTCGCCAGCGGTGCGACGATCACCGCAGCAGGCGGCACCCTGGGTTTTCAGAACGGCGTGACCATCGTCCCCATCACCGGCACCTCGGACAAAGGCACGCTCATCACTGCAACTCCCACCGTGAATCCAGCCGTGGATGCGGATCACGACGGTCTGCCCGACCAATGGGAGGAAGCCTACGGACTGGACGCCACCGACCAAGGATCGCTGAATCCGGACAACGGGCCGAACGGTGATCCCGATCATGACGGTCTACCTAACAGCGAGGAATACCGGCTCGGCAGCAACCCGCGCGCGAACGAATCTGGAAAAGCCTGGCTACCCCGTCCGTCAAAGGCCGCGATGCTGGTGGTGAACGCCCACCCGGATGACGAGGGCATTTTCTTCGGAGGAACCTATCCCTACTACACCCAGGTCAAGCAACTGCCGGTGGTGGCACTGAGCATGACCAGCGGTGACAACTCGCTCTCCCCGCCGGTCCGCGAAGCGGAACTCCGCAACGCGCTGTGGACCTATGGCGAACGCTTCCAACCGATCTTCGGGCGTTTCCGTGACAAGCCGACTTCCACGCTCAATGACACGTGGGACGTGTGGGCGGATGGTGTGGTCGATGGCGTTGGCGTTGCCGAAGGAAGGGTCAAAGCGGCGCGCTTCGTGGCCACCGTCATCCGGCGCTACCGGCCGGAGATCGTCGTGACCCATGGCACCACCGGTGAATACGGCCACCAGAACCACATCGCCACCTCGCTCTCGGTGATTGATGCTTACACGCTCGCAGCGGATGCCGCGACGGATCTCGAGGGACTGCCGCCATGGCAGGTGAAAAAGCTCTATGTCCACGAGTGGTCGCAGAACCGGCTTTTCCACGACCACTGGGAAACCGCATTCCCGGCTCTAGGAGGCCTGACTCCACGGCAGGTCACGAACCTGGGCCTCGATTTCCACGTCACCCAGAACAAGCCGGATGTCTCCACCGCCTACCTGACCGGTGAGGTGCAGAGTGGCTGGGATGCGCACCCATCCGAGTTGTGGGGACTGTATGCCAGCAAGGTCGGTCCGGACACCATCGCCCCGTCGTTCACCGTGAATGGCATCACCTACAACGGCTGGGCGAAACGCGACTTCCTCGAAAACCTCAACCTGGATCTCGATGAGAACGGCCTGCCGGACGACTGGGAAGAATCGCACGCTCCGCTGGCCGGGACGATCCCGCCGGACTCGGATATGGATCGAGACGGGGTCGACTCCCTAATAGAATACATTTCCGGCACCGACCCTGACGTTGCAAATCCACCGGCCCTCGCGGTGGACGGCACCGCTCGCACGGTGAAGTTCCTCACCCGCATCGCTACCGGCACGGGCTATGCCGCCCTGCATCGCCGATATCGTCTGGAATCCTCCACCGATCTTTCCCACTGGACTCCCGCATGGCAGGGTGATGCGGATGGCAACTGGAAGGAAATCCCCTTTCCCACGCAAGCTCCGCTCTGCTTCTATCGTCTAGTGATCATCCTCGAATGA